A stretch of the Cheilinus undulatus linkage group 11, ASM1832078v1, whole genome shotgun sequence genome encodes the following:
- the LOC121517371 gene encoding la-related protein 4 isoform X1, with the protein MSSDQSGEPPLLQEEADPGPKTGGKDEALLGSEGGSGGMVTSKGAGLNPNAKVWQEMPVASSEAVTNSPHWPPSDISEGYSEPSSAGCKQYTVGFTALDDSSSTATAEIAVNGMDPPELGFSPAESTTGASVDSKAEEQPVSSENLRESLKKGLEFYFSRENLSKDLYLMSQMDSDQFVPIWTIASMEGIKVLTTDMDLILDVLRSSPMVQVDEKGEKVRPNHKRCIIILREVPETTPVEEVESLFKNDNCPKVISVEFAHNNNWYITFQSDTDAQQAYKYLREEVKTFQGKPIMARIKAINTFFAKNGYRSMDSSLYAQQSQSQSQYSSPLYMQHVYPQQQYPVYGIVPPTWTPSPTPYFETPLAPFPNSSFVNGFGSAGHYKTGSNSLNISRPFNRNRVPLYSRKNVINAFRNHVKPQVRTGDVTPASITPVPLESLTGLRSPQPPTPVATATTNPVQTASDLSSAFSHLSSSSSSLDPSDDSSMAGRGRRSTTYRGTRRRREDERIARPIPLAEVKVSPPKFDLAATNFPPLPGCVVSTQGEPVLENRMSDVVRGLYRDKTEQANKEATVSPASGQAPSTEEATAVSSPTLAAVKSATQPLGPPSTGINRQERRVERAEPPAPKVTPRTPVQTAVNPSSSSSSSQPASRPQPSAASTPVTPSTPAPAPAAVSTPAQEPRKLSYAEVCQRPPKDPPPAAPAPAPSSTASGQPLRELRVNKAEEQGSSGGDKQEKSHDREGGWECKESRPPRERERDSQGYYRSNGPRGTGGLKFRDQRRPPPARRSSPQGGYRHTGKEQNIPPVSPK; encoded by the exons ATGAGTTCAGACCAGAGCGGAGAGCCGCCGCTGCTGCAGGAGGAGGCTGATCCCGGACCGAAGACCGGTGGGAAGGACGAGGCTCTGCTGGGGAGCGAGGGAGGGTCAGGCGGCATG GTCACCTCTAAGGGCGCCGGTTTGAACCCAAATGCCAAGGTTTGGCAGGAGATGCCTGTGGCCTCCAGTGAGGCAGTCACCAACAGTCCTCATTGGCCACCCTCGGACATTAGTGAAG GTTATTCTGAGCCCTCGTCTGCTGGGTGCAAGCAGTACACTGTGGGATTCACGGCCTTGGATGACAGCAGCTCCACAGCAACAGCTGAGATAGCAGTAAATGGAATGGACCCTCCGGAGTTGGGATTTTCCCCTGCCGAGTCCACCACGGGGGCGTCAG tAGATTCCAAAGCTGAAGAACAGCCTGTCTCATCAGAGAATCTACGAGAGTCTCTGAAGAAAGGGCTCGAATTTTATTTCTCCAG AGAGAACCTCTCCAAGGACCTGTACCTGATGTCTCAGATGGACAGTGACCAGTTTGTTCCTATTTGGACTATAGCCAGCATGGAAGGCATCAAGGTGCTCACTACTGACATGGACCTCATCCTTGATGTGTTGAGAT CCTCTCCGATGGTACAAGTAGACGAGAAAGGGGAGAAGGTGCGTCCCAATCACAAACGGTGCATTATCATCCTGAGGGAGGTCCCTGAAAcaacacctgtggag GAGGTGGAGtcacttttcaaaaatgacaactgTCCAAAGGTGATAAGTGTTGAGTTTGCACACAACAACAACTGGTACATCACATTCCAATCAGACACTGACGCTCAACAG GCCTACAAGTACTTAAGAGAGgaagtaaaaacatttcaggGAAAACCCATTATG GCCAGGATAAAGGCCATCAACACATTCTTTGCAAAGAATGGCTACCGTAGCATGGACAGCAGCCTGTATGCTCAGCAGTCCCAAAGCCAGTCCCAGTACAGCTCTCCTCTATACATGCAGCATGTCTACCCTCAGCAGCAGTACCCGGTCTATGGCATCGTACCTCCCACCTGGACGCCTTCACCCACACCGTATTTCGAAACTCCTCTG GCACCGTTTCCCAACAGTAGCTTTGTGAATGGATTTGGCTCTGCTGGACACTACAAAACTGGTTCCAACTCTCTTAATATCTCTCGCCCATTCAACAGAAACCG TGTCCCCCTCTATTCAAGAAAGAATGTAATAAATGCCTTCAG AAACCATGTGAAGCCCCAGGTGAGGACAGGCGATGTGACCCCTGCGTCTATAACTCCTGTCCCGTTGGAGAGTCTAACTGGATTGCGCAGCCCTCAACCCCCCACTCCTGTTGCCACTGCTACCACTAACCCAGTCCAGACAGCCTCTGACCTAAGCTCAGCGTTctctcatctctcctcctcttcctcctcgtTGGACCCAAGTGACGACAGCAGCATGGCTGGACGTGGAAG ACGGAGCACAACATACAGAGGAACACGGAGGAGGCGAGAAGATGAACGGATTGCG AGGCCTATACCACTAGCAGAGGTCAAAGTTTCTCCTCCCAAATTTGACTTGGCTGCTACCAATTTCCCACCTCTTCCTGGCTGCGTGGTTAGCACACAGGGGGAGCCGGTGCTGGAAAACCGAATGTCAGACGTTGTACGTGGTTTGTACAGGGACAAG ACTGAACAGGCCAATAAAGAAGCCACTGTGAGTCCTGCTTCAGGCCAAGCTCCAAGCACAGAGGAGGCTACCGCTGTCTCAAGTCCTACTCTGGCTGCTGTGAAATCTGCGACACAACCACTTGGACCTCCTTCAACTGG AATCAATCGACAGGAGAGGAGGGTTGAACGTGCAGAGCCTCCAGCTCCAAAAGTGACTCCCCGCACGCCTGTTCAAACAGCTGTTAACCCATcgtcctcctcatcctcctcacaGCCTGCTTCCAGGCCTCAACCTTCTGCTGCCTCCACACCAGTGACACCGAGCACGCCGGCCCCTGCTCCAGCTGCTGTCTCCACACCTGCACAG GAACCTCGTAAGCTCAGCTATGCTGAGGTCTGCCAACGGCCACCCAAGGACCCTCCCCCTGCTGCTCCTGCTCCAGCTCCTTCAAGCACCGCATCAGGCCAGCCATTGCGCGAACTGCGTGTAAACAAGGCAGAGGAGCAAGGCTCCAGCGGCGGGGACAAGCAAGAGAAAAGCCACGACAGGGAGGGAGGATGGGAGTGCAAAGAAAGCCGGCCGCCACGTGAACGTGAACGTGACTCTCAAGGCTACTACCGCAGCAATGGCCCCAGAGGAACAGGTGGCCTCAAGTTTCGGGACCAGAGGCGCCCACCTCCAGCCCGACGCAGCTCACCACAAGGAGGCTACCGGCACACTGGAAAAGAGCAAAATATCCCACCAGTATCGCCAAAGTAA
- the LOC121517371 gene encoding la-related protein 4 isoform X3, with the protein MSSDQSGEPPLLQEEADPGPKTGGKDEALLGSEGGSGGMVTSKGAGLNPNAKVWQEMPVASSEAVTNSPHWPPSDISEGYSEPSSAGCKQYTVGFTALDDSSSTATAEIAVNGMDPPELGFSPAESTTGASVDSKAEEQPVSSENLRESLKKGLEFYFSRENLSKDLYLMSQMDSDQFVPIWTIASMEGIKVLTTDMDLILDVLRSSPMVQVDEKGEKVRPNHKRCIIILREVPETTPVEEVESLFKNDNCPKVISVEFAHNNNWYITFQSDTDAQQAYKYLREEVKTFQGKPIMARIKAINTFFAKNGYRSMDSSLYAQQSQSQSQYSSPLYMQHVYPQQQYPVYGIVPPTWTPSPTPYFETPLAPFPNSSFVNGFGSAGHYKTGSNSLNISRPFNRNRNHVKPQVRTGDVTPASITPVPLESLTGLRSPQPPTPVATATTNPVQTASDLSSAFSHLSSSSSSLDPSDDSSMAGRGRRSTTYRGTRRRREDERIARPIPLAEVKVSPPKFDLAATNFPPLPGCVVSTQGEPVLENRMSDVVRGLYRDKTEQANKEATVSPASGQAPSTEEATAVSSPTLAAVKSATQPLGPPSTGINRQERRVERAEPPAPKVTPRTPVQTAVNPSSSSSSSQPASRPQPSAASTPVTPSTPAPAPAAVSTPAQEPRKLSYAEVCQRPPKDPPPAAPAPAPSSTASGQPLRELRVNKAEEQGSSGGDKQEKSHDREGGWECKESRPPRERERDSQGYYRSNGPRGTGGLKFRDQRRPPPARRSSPQGGYRHTGKEQNIPPVSPK; encoded by the exons ATGAGTTCAGACCAGAGCGGAGAGCCGCCGCTGCTGCAGGAGGAGGCTGATCCCGGACCGAAGACCGGTGGGAAGGACGAGGCTCTGCTGGGGAGCGAGGGAGGGTCAGGCGGCATG GTCACCTCTAAGGGCGCCGGTTTGAACCCAAATGCCAAGGTTTGGCAGGAGATGCCTGTGGCCTCCAGTGAGGCAGTCACCAACAGTCCTCATTGGCCACCCTCGGACATTAGTGAAG GTTATTCTGAGCCCTCGTCTGCTGGGTGCAAGCAGTACACTGTGGGATTCACGGCCTTGGATGACAGCAGCTCCACAGCAACAGCTGAGATAGCAGTAAATGGAATGGACCCTCCGGAGTTGGGATTTTCCCCTGCCGAGTCCACCACGGGGGCGTCAG tAGATTCCAAAGCTGAAGAACAGCCTGTCTCATCAGAGAATCTACGAGAGTCTCTGAAGAAAGGGCTCGAATTTTATTTCTCCAG AGAGAACCTCTCCAAGGACCTGTACCTGATGTCTCAGATGGACAGTGACCAGTTTGTTCCTATTTGGACTATAGCCAGCATGGAAGGCATCAAGGTGCTCACTACTGACATGGACCTCATCCTTGATGTGTTGAGAT CCTCTCCGATGGTACAAGTAGACGAGAAAGGGGAGAAGGTGCGTCCCAATCACAAACGGTGCATTATCATCCTGAGGGAGGTCCCTGAAAcaacacctgtggag GAGGTGGAGtcacttttcaaaaatgacaactgTCCAAAGGTGATAAGTGTTGAGTTTGCACACAACAACAACTGGTACATCACATTCCAATCAGACACTGACGCTCAACAG GCCTACAAGTACTTAAGAGAGgaagtaaaaacatttcaggGAAAACCCATTATG GCCAGGATAAAGGCCATCAACACATTCTTTGCAAAGAATGGCTACCGTAGCATGGACAGCAGCCTGTATGCTCAGCAGTCCCAAAGCCAGTCCCAGTACAGCTCTCCTCTATACATGCAGCATGTCTACCCTCAGCAGCAGTACCCGGTCTATGGCATCGTACCTCCCACCTGGACGCCTTCACCCACACCGTATTTCGAAACTCCTCTG GCACCGTTTCCCAACAGTAGCTTTGTGAATGGATTTGGCTCTGCTGGACACTACAAAACTGGTTCCAACTCTCTTAATATCTCTCGCCCATTCAACAGAAACCG AAACCATGTGAAGCCCCAGGTGAGGACAGGCGATGTGACCCCTGCGTCTATAACTCCTGTCCCGTTGGAGAGTCTAACTGGATTGCGCAGCCCTCAACCCCCCACTCCTGTTGCCACTGCTACCACTAACCCAGTCCAGACAGCCTCTGACCTAAGCTCAGCGTTctctcatctctcctcctcttcctcctcgtTGGACCCAAGTGACGACAGCAGCATGGCTGGACGTGGAAG ACGGAGCACAACATACAGAGGAACACGGAGGAGGCGAGAAGATGAACGGATTGCG AGGCCTATACCACTAGCAGAGGTCAAAGTTTCTCCTCCCAAATTTGACTTGGCTGCTACCAATTTCCCACCTCTTCCTGGCTGCGTGGTTAGCACACAGGGGGAGCCGGTGCTGGAAAACCGAATGTCAGACGTTGTACGTGGTTTGTACAGGGACAAG ACTGAACAGGCCAATAAAGAAGCCACTGTGAGTCCTGCTTCAGGCCAAGCTCCAAGCACAGAGGAGGCTACCGCTGTCTCAAGTCCTACTCTGGCTGCTGTGAAATCTGCGACACAACCACTTGGACCTCCTTCAACTGG AATCAATCGACAGGAGAGGAGGGTTGAACGTGCAGAGCCTCCAGCTCCAAAAGTGACTCCCCGCACGCCTGTTCAAACAGCTGTTAACCCATcgtcctcctcatcctcctcacaGCCTGCTTCCAGGCCTCAACCTTCTGCTGCCTCCACACCAGTGACACCGAGCACGCCGGCCCCTGCTCCAGCTGCTGTCTCCACACCTGCACAG GAACCTCGTAAGCTCAGCTATGCTGAGGTCTGCCAACGGCCACCCAAGGACCCTCCCCCTGCTGCTCCTGCTCCAGCTCCTTCAAGCACCGCATCAGGCCAGCCATTGCGCGAACTGCGTGTAAACAAGGCAGAGGAGCAAGGCTCCAGCGGCGGGGACAAGCAAGAGAAAAGCCACGACAGGGAGGGAGGATGGGAGTGCAAAGAAAGCCGGCCGCCACGTGAACGTGAACGTGACTCTCAAGGCTACTACCGCAGCAATGGCCCCAGAGGAACAGGTGGCCTCAAGTTTCGGGACCAGAGGCGCCCACCTCCAGCCCGACGCAGCTCACCACAAGGAGGCTACCGGCACACTGGAAAAGAGCAAAATATCCCACCAGTATCGCCAAAGTAA
- the LOC121517371 gene encoding la-related protein 4 isoform X2 — MSSDQSGEPPLLQEEADPGPKTGGKDEALLGSEGGSGGMVTSKGAGLNPNAKVWQEMPVASSEAVTNSPHWPPSDISEGYSEPSSAGCKQYTVGFTALDDSSSTATAEIAVNGMDPPELGFSPAESTTGASDSKAEEQPVSSENLRESLKKGLEFYFSRENLSKDLYLMSQMDSDQFVPIWTIASMEGIKVLTTDMDLILDVLRSSPMVQVDEKGEKVRPNHKRCIIILREVPETTPVEEVESLFKNDNCPKVISVEFAHNNNWYITFQSDTDAQQAYKYLREEVKTFQGKPIMARIKAINTFFAKNGYRSMDSSLYAQQSQSQSQYSSPLYMQHVYPQQQYPVYGIVPPTWTPSPTPYFETPLAPFPNSSFVNGFGSAGHYKTGSNSLNISRPFNRNRVPLYSRKNVINAFRNHVKPQVRTGDVTPASITPVPLESLTGLRSPQPPTPVATATTNPVQTASDLSSAFSHLSSSSSSLDPSDDSSMAGRGRRSTTYRGTRRRREDERIARPIPLAEVKVSPPKFDLAATNFPPLPGCVVSTQGEPVLENRMSDVVRGLYRDKTEQANKEATVSPASGQAPSTEEATAVSSPTLAAVKSATQPLGPPSTGINRQERRVERAEPPAPKVTPRTPVQTAVNPSSSSSSSQPASRPQPSAASTPVTPSTPAPAPAAVSTPAQEPRKLSYAEVCQRPPKDPPPAAPAPAPSSTASGQPLRELRVNKAEEQGSSGGDKQEKSHDREGGWECKESRPPRERERDSQGYYRSNGPRGTGGLKFRDQRRPPPARRSSPQGGYRHTGKEQNIPPVSPK, encoded by the exons ATGAGTTCAGACCAGAGCGGAGAGCCGCCGCTGCTGCAGGAGGAGGCTGATCCCGGACCGAAGACCGGTGGGAAGGACGAGGCTCTGCTGGGGAGCGAGGGAGGGTCAGGCGGCATG GTCACCTCTAAGGGCGCCGGTTTGAACCCAAATGCCAAGGTTTGGCAGGAGATGCCTGTGGCCTCCAGTGAGGCAGTCACCAACAGTCCTCATTGGCCACCCTCGGACATTAGTGAAG GTTATTCTGAGCCCTCGTCTGCTGGGTGCAAGCAGTACACTGTGGGATTCACGGCCTTGGATGACAGCAGCTCCACAGCAACAGCTGAGATAGCAGTAAATGGAATGGACCCTCCGGAGTTGGGATTTTCCCCTGCCGAGTCCACCACGGGGGCGTCAG ATTCCAAAGCTGAAGAACAGCCTGTCTCATCAGAGAATCTACGAGAGTCTCTGAAGAAAGGGCTCGAATTTTATTTCTCCAG AGAGAACCTCTCCAAGGACCTGTACCTGATGTCTCAGATGGACAGTGACCAGTTTGTTCCTATTTGGACTATAGCCAGCATGGAAGGCATCAAGGTGCTCACTACTGACATGGACCTCATCCTTGATGTGTTGAGAT CCTCTCCGATGGTACAAGTAGACGAGAAAGGGGAGAAGGTGCGTCCCAATCACAAACGGTGCATTATCATCCTGAGGGAGGTCCCTGAAAcaacacctgtggag GAGGTGGAGtcacttttcaaaaatgacaactgTCCAAAGGTGATAAGTGTTGAGTTTGCACACAACAACAACTGGTACATCACATTCCAATCAGACACTGACGCTCAACAG GCCTACAAGTACTTAAGAGAGgaagtaaaaacatttcaggGAAAACCCATTATG GCCAGGATAAAGGCCATCAACACATTCTTTGCAAAGAATGGCTACCGTAGCATGGACAGCAGCCTGTATGCTCAGCAGTCCCAAAGCCAGTCCCAGTACAGCTCTCCTCTATACATGCAGCATGTCTACCCTCAGCAGCAGTACCCGGTCTATGGCATCGTACCTCCCACCTGGACGCCTTCACCCACACCGTATTTCGAAACTCCTCTG GCACCGTTTCCCAACAGTAGCTTTGTGAATGGATTTGGCTCTGCTGGACACTACAAAACTGGTTCCAACTCTCTTAATATCTCTCGCCCATTCAACAGAAACCG TGTCCCCCTCTATTCAAGAAAGAATGTAATAAATGCCTTCAG AAACCATGTGAAGCCCCAGGTGAGGACAGGCGATGTGACCCCTGCGTCTATAACTCCTGTCCCGTTGGAGAGTCTAACTGGATTGCGCAGCCCTCAACCCCCCACTCCTGTTGCCACTGCTACCACTAACCCAGTCCAGACAGCCTCTGACCTAAGCTCAGCGTTctctcatctctcctcctcttcctcctcgtTGGACCCAAGTGACGACAGCAGCATGGCTGGACGTGGAAG ACGGAGCACAACATACAGAGGAACACGGAGGAGGCGAGAAGATGAACGGATTGCG AGGCCTATACCACTAGCAGAGGTCAAAGTTTCTCCTCCCAAATTTGACTTGGCTGCTACCAATTTCCCACCTCTTCCTGGCTGCGTGGTTAGCACACAGGGGGAGCCGGTGCTGGAAAACCGAATGTCAGACGTTGTACGTGGTTTGTACAGGGACAAG ACTGAACAGGCCAATAAAGAAGCCACTGTGAGTCCTGCTTCAGGCCAAGCTCCAAGCACAGAGGAGGCTACCGCTGTCTCAAGTCCTACTCTGGCTGCTGTGAAATCTGCGACACAACCACTTGGACCTCCTTCAACTGG AATCAATCGACAGGAGAGGAGGGTTGAACGTGCAGAGCCTCCAGCTCCAAAAGTGACTCCCCGCACGCCTGTTCAAACAGCTGTTAACCCATcgtcctcctcatcctcctcacaGCCTGCTTCCAGGCCTCAACCTTCTGCTGCCTCCACACCAGTGACACCGAGCACGCCGGCCCCTGCTCCAGCTGCTGTCTCCACACCTGCACAG GAACCTCGTAAGCTCAGCTATGCTGAGGTCTGCCAACGGCCACCCAAGGACCCTCCCCCTGCTGCTCCTGCTCCAGCTCCTTCAAGCACCGCATCAGGCCAGCCATTGCGCGAACTGCGTGTAAACAAGGCAGAGGAGCAAGGCTCCAGCGGCGGGGACAAGCAAGAGAAAAGCCACGACAGGGAGGGAGGATGGGAGTGCAAAGAAAGCCGGCCGCCACGTGAACGTGAACGTGACTCTCAAGGCTACTACCGCAGCAATGGCCCCAGAGGAACAGGTGGCCTCAAGTTTCGGGACCAGAGGCGCCCACCTCCAGCCCGACGCAGCTCACCACAAGGAGGCTACCGGCACACTGGAAAAGAGCAAAATATCCCACCAGTATCGCCAAAGTAA
- the LOC121517371 gene encoding la-related protein 4 isoform X4 has translation MPVASSEAVTNSPHWPPSDISEGYSEPSSAGCKQYTVGFTALDDSSSTATAEIAVNGMDPPELGFSPAESTTGASVDSKAEEQPVSSENLRESLKKGLEFYFSRENLSKDLYLMSQMDSDQFVPIWTIASMEGIKVLTTDMDLILDVLRSSPMVQVDEKGEKVRPNHKRCIIILREVPETTPVEEVESLFKNDNCPKVISVEFAHNNNWYITFQSDTDAQQAYKYLREEVKTFQGKPIMARIKAINTFFAKNGYRSMDSSLYAQQSQSQSQYSSPLYMQHVYPQQQYPVYGIVPPTWTPSPTPYFETPLAPFPNSSFVNGFGSAGHYKTGSNSLNISRPFNRNRVPLYSRKNVINAFRNHVKPQVRTGDVTPASITPVPLESLTGLRSPQPPTPVATATTNPVQTASDLSSAFSHLSSSSSSLDPSDDSSMAGRGRRSTTYRGTRRRREDERIARPIPLAEVKVSPPKFDLAATNFPPLPGCVVSTQGEPVLENRMSDVVRGLYRDKTEQANKEATVSPASGQAPSTEEATAVSSPTLAAVKSATQPLGPPSTGINRQERRVERAEPPAPKVTPRTPVQTAVNPSSSSSSSQPASRPQPSAASTPVTPSTPAPAPAAVSTPAQEPRKLSYAEVCQRPPKDPPPAAPAPAPSSTASGQPLRELRVNKAEEQGSSGGDKQEKSHDREGGWECKESRPPRERERDSQGYYRSNGPRGTGGLKFRDQRRPPPARRSSPQGGYRHTGKEQNIPPVSPK, from the exons ATGCCTGTGGCCTCCAGTGAGGCAGTCACCAACAGTCCTCATTGGCCACCCTCGGACATTAGTGAAG GTTATTCTGAGCCCTCGTCTGCTGGGTGCAAGCAGTACACTGTGGGATTCACGGCCTTGGATGACAGCAGCTCCACAGCAACAGCTGAGATAGCAGTAAATGGAATGGACCCTCCGGAGTTGGGATTTTCCCCTGCCGAGTCCACCACGGGGGCGTCAG tAGATTCCAAAGCTGAAGAACAGCCTGTCTCATCAGAGAATCTACGAGAGTCTCTGAAGAAAGGGCTCGAATTTTATTTCTCCAG AGAGAACCTCTCCAAGGACCTGTACCTGATGTCTCAGATGGACAGTGACCAGTTTGTTCCTATTTGGACTATAGCCAGCATGGAAGGCATCAAGGTGCTCACTACTGACATGGACCTCATCCTTGATGTGTTGAGAT CCTCTCCGATGGTACAAGTAGACGAGAAAGGGGAGAAGGTGCGTCCCAATCACAAACGGTGCATTATCATCCTGAGGGAGGTCCCTGAAAcaacacctgtggag GAGGTGGAGtcacttttcaaaaatgacaactgTCCAAAGGTGATAAGTGTTGAGTTTGCACACAACAACAACTGGTACATCACATTCCAATCAGACACTGACGCTCAACAG GCCTACAAGTACTTAAGAGAGgaagtaaaaacatttcaggGAAAACCCATTATG GCCAGGATAAAGGCCATCAACACATTCTTTGCAAAGAATGGCTACCGTAGCATGGACAGCAGCCTGTATGCTCAGCAGTCCCAAAGCCAGTCCCAGTACAGCTCTCCTCTATACATGCAGCATGTCTACCCTCAGCAGCAGTACCCGGTCTATGGCATCGTACCTCCCACCTGGACGCCTTCACCCACACCGTATTTCGAAACTCCTCTG GCACCGTTTCCCAACAGTAGCTTTGTGAATGGATTTGGCTCTGCTGGACACTACAAAACTGGTTCCAACTCTCTTAATATCTCTCGCCCATTCAACAGAAACCG TGTCCCCCTCTATTCAAGAAAGAATGTAATAAATGCCTTCAG AAACCATGTGAAGCCCCAGGTGAGGACAGGCGATGTGACCCCTGCGTCTATAACTCCTGTCCCGTTGGAGAGTCTAACTGGATTGCGCAGCCCTCAACCCCCCACTCCTGTTGCCACTGCTACCACTAACCCAGTCCAGACAGCCTCTGACCTAAGCTCAGCGTTctctcatctctcctcctcttcctcctcgtTGGACCCAAGTGACGACAGCAGCATGGCTGGACGTGGAAG ACGGAGCACAACATACAGAGGAACACGGAGGAGGCGAGAAGATGAACGGATTGCG AGGCCTATACCACTAGCAGAGGTCAAAGTTTCTCCTCCCAAATTTGACTTGGCTGCTACCAATTTCCCACCTCTTCCTGGCTGCGTGGTTAGCACACAGGGGGAGCCGGTGCTGGAAAACCGAATGTCAGACGTTGTACGTGGTTTGTACAGGGACAAG ACTGAACAGGCCAATAAAGAAGCCACTGTGAGTCCTGCTTCAGGCCAAGCTCCAAGCACAGAGGAGGCTACCGCTGTCTCAAGTCCTACTCTGGCTGCTGTGAAATCTGCGACACAACCACTTGGACCTCCTTCAACTGG AATCAATCGACAGGAGAGGAGGGTTGAACGTGCAGAGCCTCCAGCTCCAAAAGTGACTCCCCGCACGCCTGTTCAAACAGCTGTTAACCCATcgtcctcctcatcctcctcacaGCCTGCTTCCAGGCCTCAACCTTCTGCTGCCTCCACACCAGTGACACCGAGCACGCCGGCCCCTGCTCCAGCTGCTGTCTCCACACCTGCACAG GAACCTCGTAAGCTCAGCTATGCTGAGGTCTGCCAACGGCCACCCAAGGACCCTCCCCCTGCTGCTCCTGCTCCAGCTCCTTCAAGCACCGCATCAGGCCAGCCATTGCGCGAACTGCGTGTAAACAAGGCAGAGGAGCAAGGCTCCAGCGGCGGGGACAAGCAAGAGAAAAGCCACGACAGGGAGGGAGGATGGGAGTGCAAAGAAAGCCGGCCGCCACGTGAACGTGAACGTGACTCTCAAGGCTACTACCGCAGCAATGGCCCCAGAGGAACAGGTGGCCTCAAGTTTCGGGACCAGAGGCGCCCACCTCCAGCCCGACGCAGCTCACCACAAGGAGGCTACCGGCACACTGGAAAAGAGCAAAATATCCCACCAGTATCGCCAAAGTAA
- the asb8 gene encoding ankyrin repeat and SOCS box protein 8, with translation MSSTMWYIMQSIQSKYSLSERLIRTIAAIRSFPHDNVEDLIRKGADVNRMHGTLKPLHCACMVADADCVELLLEKGAEVNALDGYNRTALHYAAEKDESCVELLLEYGAQPNALDGNKDTPLHWAAFKDNPECVRALLESGACPNARDYNNDTPLSWAAMKGNLESVKVLLDYGAQVHVTNLKGQTPISRLVALLARGLGTDQEEECLELLCRAAGQFEIRRADGTLPRELSKDPQLLARLTNMVAQAPTLRSLARCAVRKSLGVQYLPTAVKELPLPETIKEYLLLRD, from the exons ATGAGCTCTACTATGTGGTACATCATGCAAAGCATTCAAAGTAAATACTCCTTGTCTGAGCGGCTCATCCGCACCATCGCAGCCATCCGCTCATTCCCACACGACAATGTGGAAGATCTCATTCGGAAG GGAGCTGATGTGAATAGGATGCATGGCACACTGAAGCCTTTGCACTGTGCCTGTATGGTCGCTGATGCTGACTGTGTGGAACTGCTGTTGGAGAAGGGGGCAGAG GTAAATGCTCTGGATGGATACAACCGCACAGCCCTGCACTATGCAGCGGAGAAAGATGAGAGCTGTGTGGAGCTGCTGTTGGAATACGGGGCCCAGCCAAACGCCCTGGATGGTAACAAGGACACCCCACTACACTGGGCAGCCTTCAAAGACAACCCAGAGTGTGTGAGAGCCTTGCTGGAGAGCGGGGCCTGTCCCAATGCCCGGGACTACAATAATGACACACCTTTGAGCTGGGCAGCCATGAAAGGCAACCTGGAGAGTGTCAAGGTGCTATTAGACTATGGAGCCCAGGTCCACGTGACTAATCTCAAGGGCCAGACCCCTATCTCTCGACTGGTGGCCCTGTTGGCCCGGGGCCTGGGCACTGATCAGGAGGAGGAGTGCCTAGAGCTGCTGTGTAGGGCAGCGGGGCAGTTTGAGATCCGACGGGCTGACGGCACGCTTCCTAGGGAGCTGAGTAAGGATCCACAGCTGCTGGCGAGGCTCACAAACATGGTGGCTCAGGCTCCGACTCTTCGCTCTCTGGCACGCTGTGCTGTCCGAAAGAGTCTCGGAGTCCAGTACCTCCCCACTGCTGTAAAAGAGCTTCCCTTACCAGAGACTATCAAAGAATATCTACTACTCAGAGACTGA